One Vicia villosa cultivar HV-30 ecotype Madison, WI linkage group LG5, Vvil1.0, whole genome shotgun sequence genomic window, taaattaattaatttatatttgaatttGTGATTAGTTGGTGCATATATAAAGTGGAACATGCATAGCACACAGTGACACAAGGCACACGTTGGCCACGCATTATATATCCTGGTCCCACAATTTGTTACCTAATACTTGACTTACGACAATACACAAAAGTTTAAGGTCAAGGATTTGTTGAGTAAATCAATCCTTAGATTATTTTGAATTTGTACGTGCGTGCATGTGTGtcagaaagagagaaagagagggtACCAAAATGTCTCAACCTAAAGGGTAAAGGGGACATACATAAGGTTGTTTGCATTTCAAGAAATCCATAAACAGTGCTTACTTTTGGAACTACCTTGTTTTTGTGTCTAGAATCAAacattttatgattttatgataATATATTTGCACACGTATTCCATAAGTAGAAATCACACATATAATACAAAGCCATTCCAATATGTCAATTACTCTAATTCCTCATCATGCACCCCACTAAAAATTAGAAACTAAATTATTCTTATTGTTAAAATGTCTCACTCTTTGTTACCAAACGACTTAGACTAGTAGCATCCTGCCGACAATTTCTTTGCTtttaattataagttttttttataaagaaatcTTATAGTTTATAGCATATATTATAATTCATTAAAAAGTTAAAAGTTTGATTGTTAATTTGTCCTTGGTTTTTTGTTCAGCAAGTTAACTAAAGTTGCTATATTCATGCAAAGGTTGGTTGATATAACAAGCTAGTGAGATTTTTCACTGTGTCACCAAATACCAAGTAGGGTAATAGAATTGCAATAATTGATTGATATAtcaacattttaaacaaaactttagTTGGTTAAAATAACACTTTTCAAAGCTAGCTGGTGGTTCTTGCTTCATGTATGAAAAAACCACATTTAACTAACGAAAAATGTACTAATTAATCATTGAAAAAGTTTCCATATATGTCTTAACAGTCAACTACAGAGTCATTTTCATTccctattttattagttttggagAATCCTTATGATTCAAGAGCTAACAACTACGTGAGGAGCAGCATTTTATAGACAAATAAGTGCACCTTCCTCCATTTGTCACAAATATAAAAGTATGTCTCAAAATATTAGCTTGGCCTATAGAGATTTTATATATGGTCATTCATTAATCAGCTTTTGATCAGAATGGCTTTCATTAGTGAGATGGCATTCTGATATAGAGTAGTTGGTTGTTTggttaatgaaataaaaatgatttaCAATACAATATTTGCCAAAAGCTTTAGTCGTTATGAGCAGAAAAAGTTGAGATATGGAGCATTTGTTGGCTTCTTGCTCATAGTTCTGAGCCTTTGCACAGTGTTTAAGCCTTACTTGGTTCCTACACATGATTGTGAGTACTTAAAATTTTCCTATGTGTGAGTAGTACAAGCATGcatgttgtttttcatttaaatagTTATTTCGCATGACATGcagaaaaatccaatttcatttgtgAAATGAGTTTAAGTAAATCTttacttcttttcttttcatagtgAACCTGAAGCTCTCTATTGGTGCTGACACCAAAATGTTGATGGTCAATGACACTGGTGGCTCTCTAAAAATAGCCAAAGGtaagaaaaacatatatataactcCATTTTGGATGTACAACTCAATTAAGCACTTGTAACATAAACGTTTATCAATTTATGGAAAAAAGTTGAGAATAGCTTGAAAACATGTCATAataagttattttcataaaaaatttcaCAAACAGTATCACAACTGCTTATTTTAATAGATAAGCTTAAATAAACTGATCCTAAGAGATTTATATTCTGAATTTCAATAAGATTAACACAGTAGAGCTTTTTGTGGTAAGAATAATATATAGTTTTTGAGCCAAATGATTTTGACAAtatatgattatgtgatgattctTTGGTCTACTGTTGAAGACATTGTAACAGAAATACTTGTTGAAAGCACTAGCAATTCTCAACGTATGATTGAAGGTAAGATTTTCTGAATCTCAGTAAtgttaaaagaatttatttaaggTAAACCATTAAATTAACCATGTATGTGAATATCTCATTCTTCAGATGAAAGACTTGTACCAAAGAACCCTGTTAATAATGCGACAAGAATCTCTCCAGAAATAGCTAAAGGTAAATAACAAATTCATATTAGTAAGAGCAAGTTCAGATCAGATATACTTGTGGTTTAAGTAAATGAACACCTCAACCTACTTAATTTCCATCAAAAAAGTTAAAATCAGCAGAGCAGGCTACTTACTACACTAGGAGGAGTATAAATCATAAGGACAGTGAAGGCTAATGACTTTGACAGAAACTTTTTTGTTTTGCAGTTGAAGATAATGCAACAAGGACTCTCATCAATGAAACCAGCATCTCTCCAACAAAAGCTGAAGGTAAAATGATTTTTAAAGTGAATGATATTCTCAAAGATCTTTTATGAGCAAGCTTTGATCATTCTTTATTTTTCAATTGAAAAATTAGAAACAAGAAAAGTAGAACAAGAGCAACAACCACAATGTGTTTCAGAAGCAAGAACAGAATATTGCCAAACGCGAGGAGATATCCGAGTGCATGGAAATTCCTCTTCTGTTTACGTTGTGCCACAGAAAACAAACAGCTTGGCTGAAAACATGTCATGGATTATAAGGCCTTATGCTCGGAAGACTGATGCATTTGCAATGAGTAGTGTAAGAAAATGGTCGATTAAAgctagcaaccaagtcccacagtGCACAAAAAATCACAGTATTCCAGCAGTAATATTCTCTACTGCAGGATACACTGGAAACCACTTCCATGAATTCAGTGACATTATCATTCCACTGTTTTTGACTTGTAAACAATTTAATGGACAAGTACAGCTTATCATAACTGATAAGATACCATGGTGGATTCCCAAACACCAAGCATTTCTTAAAAAGCTGTCCAAGTATGAGATTATGGACATTGATAAAGATGATGAAGTGCATTGCTTCCCTAAGGTGATTGTTGGGCTTAAAAGGTATCATAAAGAGCTAAGCATTGACCCCCAAAAGTATTCCTATTCTATCAAAGACTTCAGAGATTTTTTGAGAGACTCGTATTCACTAAAGAGAGTTAATGCAATCAAAATCAGAGATATTGACAATCAAATTAAGAAGCCTAAGCTCCTGATTCTTTCAAGAAAAAGATCAAGAGCCTTcactaatataaatcaaatagcAAAAATGGCTAAAGGGTTGGGTTTCAAAGTAATTGTTATGGAAGCAGGGCAGAACATGTGGAGTATTGCAAATGTTGTGAACTCTTGTGATGTACTAATGGGTGTTCATGGTGCTGGTCTTACTAACATACTTTTCCTTCCTGAAAATGCAATTTTCATTCAAGTTGTGCCGTATGGTGGGACGCAAGTGGATTGGCTTGCCACAAATGATTTCGCAAAGCCCTCAGAGGATATGAATATAAAGTACTTGGAATATAAAATAAAGTTGGAAGAAAGCACTCTTATACAACAATATCCGTTAGACCATATGATTATAAAGGATCCCTCATTAATAGTAAAACAGGGGTGGGAAGCCTTTAGGTCAGTGTATTTTGACAAACAAAATGTAAAGCTTGATGTTAATAGATTTAGACCAACATTACAGAGAGCCCTCGAGCTATTGCATCAATAAGGTATGGCTTTTGATCTAGTTAGTTGGATTCTTTAGGTTGTCATGGTTAGTAATCAGATGAGGTCTCCATAATTTATTTGTTTCTATCCATGTTTTTTCTAGAGTAGTTTACAGAGTATTTGCATTTGGATTAGTGGAGTTTTAGGCATGGCTTTGGGATATCTTGCAAATAACAAACAGTTTAAGACACTGTTGTGCTTGATTCTACGTGCCCAAAATTAATAAACCTATGAATGCTAAGGATCTACGCTTTGAAGCATAGGTACTTCTAAAATGATGTGGATACTTGTACCAGATAAGTACCCAGTACAAGCACACGTACCGTACTCGTGGTACTTcattttttctcattattttgttTCGAGTGAAATTTGTAATTTTCtcgtatatttatataatattgtttatgtattttggttTCTTTATTGGTAAAACTTAGAACAACTTAGTACTCTATGTTACATtatacaaacaaaaaaaatatcgTTTTTTATTGATGTGTTCATaccttgaatttttttaaatgtgGTACCCCGTACAGATACCACCGGGACCAGTACTCGTACCCGGTACCGTAGATATGCATCATAGGATCTACATTATTAGAGCTTCAGGTATTTTAATGAATAGCAATATCAATGTATATTCAATATATACTAATGTAACATTATTAGACTCAAATGAAAAGTATCTGCCATTttataaaccagaaaaataaaattattattttatcattaaaaatagttccataattaataaaaataataatcaaaggtATAGGATACAActgtttaaaaattatttaaaaatattttaaattttaattag contains:
- the LOC131603908 gene encoding alpha-1,3-arabinosyltransferase XAT3-like, with the protein product MIYNTIFAKSFSRYEQKKLRYGAFVGFLLIVLSLCTVFKPYLVPTHDLNLKLSIGADTKMLMVNDTGGSLKIAKDIVTEILVESTSNSQRMIEDERLVPKNPVNNATRISPEIAKVEDNATRTLINETSISPTKAEETRKVEQEQQPQCVSEARTEYCQTRGDIRVHGNSSSVYVVPQKTNSLAENMSWIIRPYARKTDAFAMSSVRKWSIKASNQVPQCTKNHSIPAVIFSTAGYTGNHFHEFSDIIIPLFLTCKQFNGQVQLIITDKIPWWIPKHQAFLKKLSKYEIMDIDKDDEVHCFPKVIVGLKRYHKELSIDPQKYSYSIKDFRDFLRDSYSLKRVNAIKIRDIDNQIKKPKLLILSRKRSRAFTNINQIAKMAKGLGFKVIVMEAGQNMWSIANVVNSCDVLMGVHGAGLTNILFLPENAIFIQVVPYGGTQVDWLATNDFAKPSEDMNIKYLEYKIKLEESTLIQQYPLDHMIIKDPSLIVKQGWEAFRSVYFDKQNVKLDVNRFRPTLQRALELLHQ